In one Massilia endophytica genomic region, the following are encoded:
- a CDS encoding glutathione S-transferase N-terminal domain-containing protein gives MMVLYSGTTCPFSQRCRLVLFEKGMDFEVRDVDLFNKPEDISTMNPYGQVPILVERELILYESNIINEYIDERFPHPQLMPADPLMRARARLMLFNFEKELFVHVHTLESERNKANDKSHDKARAEIRDRLTTLAPLFLKNKYMLGDEFSMLDVAVAPLLWRLDHYGIELSKTAAPLMKYAERIFSRPAYIEALTPSEKVMRR, from the coding sequence ATGATGGTTCTCTATTCGGGCACCACCTGCCCATTCTCCCAGCGCTGCCGCCTGGTCCTGTTCGAAAAAGGCATGGACTTCGAAGTGCGCGACGTGGACCTGTTCAACAAGCCGGAAGACATTTCGACGATGAACCCCTACGGCCAGGTGCCCATCCTGGTCGAGCGCGAACTGATCCTGTACGAATCGAACATCATCAACGAATACATCGACGAGCGCTTCCCGCACCCGCAGCTGATGCCGGCCGACCCGCTGATGCGCGCCCGCGCCCGCCTGATGCTGTTCAACTTCGAGAAAGAGCTGTTCGTCCACGTGCACACGCTGGAAAGCGAGCGCAACAAGGCGAACGACAAGAGCCACGACAAGGCCCGCGCCGAAATCCGCGACCGCCTCACCACTCTGGCCCCGCTCTTCCTGAAGAACAAGTACATGCTGGGCGACGAGTTCTCCATGCTGGACGTGGCCGTGGCCCCGCTGCTGTGGCGCCTGGACCACTACGGCATCGAACTGTCGAAGACGGCCGCGCCCCTGATGAAGTACGCCGAGCGCATCTTCTCGCGCCCTGCCTACATCGAAGCGCTGACCCCGTCCGAGAAAGTGATGCGCCGCTAA
- a CDS encoding cytochrome c1, which translates to MNFYKKTLAILAIVVPGLAFASEGGHKLDRAPDRSTNMAALQNGAKLFVNYCLNCHNASSMRYNRLRDLGLTEEQIKANLLFTGEKVGEMMTTAMPAKDAKAWFGVVPPDLSVIARAKASSAGTGGDYLYTYLRTFYKDDTRPTGFNNLVVPNVAMPHVLWDLQGVQAAKMVEEKDPHDESKMIHKFVGFEQVTPGKMSKLEFDTAVADLVGYMEWMAEPAQQFRKRLGVWVVLFLTVFALLAWRLNASYWKEVK; encoded by the coding sequence ATGAATTTCTATAAGAAAACGCTCGCCATCCTGGCAATCGTCGTGCCGGGCCTGGCTTTCGCCAGCGAAGGCGGCCACAAGCTGGACCGCGCGCCGGACCGCTCCACCAACATGGCGGCCCTGCAGAACGGCGCCAAGCTGTTCGTGAACTACTGCCTGAACTGCCACAACGCCTCGTCCATGCGCTACAACCGCCTGCGCGACCTGGGCCTGACGGAAGAGCAGATCAAGGCCAACCTGCTGTTCACGGGCGAAAAAGTGGGCGAAATGATGACCACCGCCATGCCCGCCAAGGACGCCAAGGCCTGGTTCGGCGTTGTGCCGCCGGACCTGTCCGTGATCGCGCGCGCCAAGGCCAGCTCCGCCGGCACCGGCGGCGACTACCTGTATACTTACCTGCGCACCTTCTACAAGGACGACACCCGCCCCACCGGCTTCAACAACCTGGTGGTGCCGAACGTGGCCATGCCGCACGTGCTGTGGGATCTGCAGGGCGTACAGGCCGCCAAGATGGTGGAGGAAAAGGACCCCCATGACGAGAGCAAGATGATCCACAAGTTCGTGGGCTTCGAGCAGGTGACCCCGGGCAAGATGAGCAAGCTGGAGTTCGACACCGCTGTGGCCGACCTGGTGGGCTACATGGAATGGATGGCCGAGCCGGCCCAGCAGTTCCGCAAGCGCCTGGGCGTGTGGGTGGTGCTGTTCCTGACCGTCTTCGCCCTGCTCGCGTGGCGCCTGAACGCCTCGTACTGGAAAGAAGTCAAATAA